One genomic region from Apodemus sylvaticus chromosome 1, mApoSyl1.1, whole genome shotgun sequence encodes:
- the LOC127670189 gene encoding zinc finger protein 175-like isoform X2, with product MLTYLQNPEKIRDRPSVETTEDMPTDRNFFQMPQLLGAEEQDGSCERFVSFDDVTVDFSQEEWQHLDSAQRHLYQEVMLEIYSHLLSVVVSLTQGSCMVKGEADSSRLYFDFHTYAMVNCSLTHNINKYL from the exons ATGCTGACCTATCTTCAGAATCCTGAGAAAATTAGAGACAGACCAAGCGTAGAAACCACAGAAGACATGCCTACTGATAGGAATTTCTTCCAGATGCCCCAGCTCTTGGGAGCAGAAGAGCAGGATGGATCATGTGAG AGATTTGTGTCATTTGATGATGTGACTGTGGACTTCAGCCAGGAGGAGTGGCAGCACCTGGACTCTGCCCAGAGACACCTGTACCAGGAGGTGATGCTGGAGATCTACAGCCACCTCTTGTCAGTGG TAGTGAGTTTGACTCAAGGATCCTGCATGGTAAAAGGTGAAGCTGATTCCTCCAGATTGTATTTTGACTTCCACACATATGCCATG GTAAATTGCAGCTTGACACACAACATCAACAAATATTTGTGA
- the LOC127670189 gene encoding zinc finger protein 883-like isoform X1: MLTYLQNPEKIRDRPSVETTEDMPTDRNFFQMPQLLGAEEQDGSCERFVSFDDVTVDFSQEEWQHLDSAQRHLYQEVMLEIYSHLLSVGKLQLDTQHQQIFVKASFLSGAASEVTRRGPSHCSVLEKLWQDDDTAAKTDQQSQGLPVCPDAFRNQKILNIDSACDYEETGESTLLEPHLISTQYVPPTANNDSQSNTIKQLNDIIGSHQFFTQGSSNGLCTESQFGNILSPIPPLMDHEINFQDKTIEYTGCEKVFTGETAFCQQQITNNMETSFICHTCGKTFLHKSKLTPHSEAQRDETPYECPDCAKSLRGASSLQVLRGIQTKEKPYECHVCGKSFSYTSHLKVHLRTHTGEKPYACSDCGKAFSQKSVLTIHQRIHTGEKPYTCSDCGKMFVCASDLTKHCRFHTGEKPYECPDCGKSFSIKSNLLAHHRIHTSEGPYKCFDCGESFRKISQLKVHHQIHTDGRSFVCSDCGMAFSQKSVLTTHQRIHSGEKCYPCSDCGKLFLYASDLKKHCRFHTGEKPYKCHDCGKSYSVKSHLHVHHRIHTGERPYKCDDCGKSFRRNSHLQMHQQTHTGEKPYKCSDCGKSFRRASHLKVHHRIHTGEKPFVCSECGKAFNDRSVLSTHQRIHTGEKPYICSDCGKAMSSKANLKEHQRIHTGEKPYVCAECGKAFSDKSSFYRHCKIHSRGKPFVHNKGEKGFMQNSQVTSYEQAQSAEKL; encoded by the exons ATGCTGACCTATCTTCAGAATCCTGAGAAAATTAGAGACAGACCAAGCGTAGAAACCACAGAAGACATGCCTACTGATAGGAATTTCTTCCAGATGCCCCAGCTCTTGGGAGCAGAAGAGCAGGATGGATCATGTGAG AGATTTGTGTCATTTGATGATGTGACTGTGGACTTCAGCCAGGAGGAGTGGCAGCACCTGGACTCTGCCCAGAGACACCTGTACCAGGAGGTGATGCTGGAGATCTACAGCCACCTCTTGTCAGTGG GTAAATTGCAGCTTGACACACAACATCAACAAATATTTGTGAAAGCTTCATTTCTAAGTGGTGCGGCCAGTGAAGTCACAAGACGTGGCCCCTCACATTGCTCCGTGTTAGAGAAACTGTGGCAGGATGATGATACTGCTGCAAAGACAGACCAGCAAAGCCAGGGCCTACCCGTATGTCCTGATGCTTTCCGAAACCAGAAAATCCTGAACATAGACAGTGCTTGTGACTATGAAGAAACTGGAGAATCTACTCTTTTGGAACCCCATCTCATTTCTACACAATATGTACCTCCAACAGCAAATAATGACAGTCAAAGCAATACCATAAAGCAGCTTAATGATATTATTGGATCGCATCAGTTTTTTACACAAGGCTCTTCTAATGGTCTATGTACAGAGAGTCAGTTTGGAAACATACTTTCTCCTATTCCACCACTTATGGATCATGAAATTAATTTTCAAGACAAAACAATTGAATATACTGGATGTGAGAAGGTCTTCACTGGTGAGACAGCTTTCTGTCAACAGCAAATAACTAACAATATGGAGACATCTTTTATCTGTCACACATGTGGGAAAACCTTTCTTCATAAATCTAAATTGACCCCCCATTCAGAAGCTCAAAGAGACGAGACACCTTATGAATGTCCTGACTGTGCCAAATCACTGAGAGGTGCGTCTAGCCTGCAAGTGCTCCGTGGAATCCAGACAAAGGAGAAGCCTTATGAATGCCACGTGTGTGGGAAATCGTTCAGTTACACGTCCCACCTAAAGGTTCACCTTCGAACACACACTGGTGAGAAACCTTATGCATGTTCTGACTGTGGAAAAGCCTTCAGCCAAAAGTCAGTCCTCACCATACATCAGAGAATTCACACTGGAGAAAAGCCGTACACGTGCAGTGACTGTGGGAAGATGTTTGTTTGTGCTTCAGATCTAACCAAGCATTGTCGATTTCACACAGGGGAAAAGCCTTATGAGTGCCCTGACTGTGGGAAATCTTTCAGCATTAAATCTAACTTGCTTGCACACCATCGAATTCACACCAGTGAAGGACCTTACAAATGCTTTGACTGTGGAGAATCATTCAGGAAAATATCCCAATTGAAGGTACATCATCAAATTCACACTGATGGTAGATCTTTTGTATGTTCTGACTGTGGAATGGCCTTCAGCCAAAAGTCAGTCCTCACTACACATCAGAGAATTCACAGTGGAGAGAAATGTTACCCGTGTAGTGATTGTGGGAAGTTGTTTCTTTATGCTTCAGATCTGAAGAAGCATTGCCGATTTCACACAGGGGAGAAGCCTTACAAATGCCATGACTGTGGGAAATCATACAGTGTGAAGTCGCACCTACACGTCCATCATCGAATTCACACCGGTGAGAGACCTTACAAGTGTGATGATTGTGGGAAGTCATTCAGAAGAAACTCTCACCTACAAATGCATCAGCAAACTCACACTGGTGAGAAGCCTTACAAATGCTCTGACTGTGGGAAGTCTTTCCGGAGAGCATCCCACCTCAAGGTACATCATCGGATTCACACTGGGGAGAAACCTTTTGTGTGTTCTGAGTGTGGAAAAGCTTTCAATGATAGGTCAGTTCTTAGCACACATCAGagaattcacactggagagaagccttacatATGCAGTGACTGTGGCAAAGCAATGTCTTCCAAAGCCAATCTCAAAGAGCATCAACGGATTCACACAGGCGAGAAACCATATGTGTGTGCTGAATGTGGGAAGGCCTTCAGTGATAAGTCTTCTTTTTATAGACACTGTAAAATTCACAGTAGGGGCAAACCCTTTGTCCATAACAAAGGTGAAAAGGGTTTCATGCAGAATTCACAAGTGACTTCCTATGAGCAAGCTCAGAGTGCAGAGAAACTATAG